Proteins encoded within one genomic window of Ailuropoda melanoleuca isolate Jingjing chromosome 16, ASM200744v2, whole genome shotgun sequence:
- the LOC100484058 gene encoding olfactory receptor 9K2 yields the protein MSDKGAGNHSDVTDFTLVGFRVRPELHILLFLVFLLVYGMVLLGNISMMAIIVTDSQLNTPMYFFLSNLSFIDLSYSTVIALQAMVNFLSEKKTVSFVGCAAQLFFFAFFIVTEGFILAAMAYDRFMAICNPLLYSVHMSRRLCSQLVAGSYLCGWLSSILQVSITFSVSFCASRVIDHFYCDSYQIEKISCSNLSVNKMVSLSLAAFIILPTIVVIVVSYMYIVTTVLKIPSVEGRKKAFSTCSSHLGVVSLLYGTVSFVYLTPPSNPELCKVASVFYILVTPMLNPLIYSLRNKDVKQALGKVLWKKKSLD from the coding sequence ATGAGCGACAAGGGAGCAGGCAACCACTCAGATGTAACTGACTTCACTCTCGTAGGCTTCAGGGTCCGTCCAGAGCTCCACATTCTCCTTTTTCTGGTATTCCTGCTGGTCTATGGCATGGTCCTTTTGGGGAACATTAGTATGATGGCAATCATTGTGACTGACTCCCAGCTGAACACACCAATGTATTTCTTTCTAAGCAATCTCTCCTTCATTGATCTCTCCTACTCCACTGTTATTGCCCTGCAAGCCATGGTCAACTTCCTGTCTGAGAAAAAGACTGTCTCCTTTGTGGGGTGTGCCGCCCAGCTCTTCTTTTTTGCCTTCTTCATCGTAACAGAAGGGTTCATCCTGGCAGCCATGGCTTATGACCGCTTCATGGCCATCTGCAATCCTCTTCTTTACAGTGTCCACATGTCAAGACGCCTTTGCTCTCAGCTGGTGGCCGGTTCCTATCtctgtggctggctcagttccaTCCTCCAAGTCAGCATAACATTCTCAGTGTCTTTCTGTGCTTCCCGAGTCATTGATCACTTCTACTGTGATTCTTACCAAATTGAGAAGATCTCCTGTTCCAATCTCTCAGTTAATAAGATGGTATCTCTCAGTTTGGCCGCCTTCATTATTTTGCCTACAATAGTTGTTATTGTGGTGTCTTACATGTACATTGTGACCACAGTCTTGAAGATTCCCTCCgttgaagggagaaagaaagccttctccacctgcagcTCCCATTTGGGAGTGGTAAGTTTGCTCTATGGGACTGTCTCCTTTGTGTACCTCACACCTCCAAGCAATCCTGAACTTTGTAAAGTGGCTTCAGTATTTTACATATTGGTCACACCCATGTTAAACCCTCTGATCTACTCTCTAAGAAACAAGGATGTCAAACAAGCACTGGGAAAAGTCCTTTGGAAGAAAAAATCTTTAGACTAA
- the LOC100483803 gene encoding olfactory receptor 9K2: MSDKGGDNLSEVTDFILVGIRVHPEFHSLLFLLFLIVYGMVLLGNLTMIGIIVTDPRLNTPMYFFLGNLSIIDLSYSTVIVPKAMVNILSQKKTISFAGCVAQLFLYALFMVTEAFVLAAMAYDRFIAICNPLLYSVRMSRSLCIQLVAGSYLCGCVSSILQISVTFSMSFCASRVIDHFYCDSNPIEKISCSNIFMNKMVSFSLAVLIILPTIVVIVVSYMYIVSAVLKIRSSEGRKKAFSTCSSHLGVVSLLYGTVSFVYLTPPSNPELRKVASVCYILFTPMLNPLIYSLRNKDVKDAMKKILWKKKVLL, from the coding sequence ATGAGTGACAAGGGAGGAGACAACCTCTCAGAAGTGACTGACTTCATTCTTGTAGGCATCAGGGTCCATCCAGAGTTCCACAGTCTCCTCTTCCTACTGTTTCTGATTGTTTATGGGATGGTCCTTCTGGGGAACCTTACCATGATTGGCATCATTGTGACCGATCCCCGGCTGAACACACCAATGTATTTCTTCCTAGGCAATCTCTCCATCATTGACCTCTCCTACTCCACTGTTATTGTACCCAAAGCCATGGTCAACATCCTGTCTCAGAAAAAGACCATCTCCTTTGCAGGTTGTGTGGCTCAGCTATTCCTTTATGCGCTCTTCATGGTCACAGAGGCCTTTGTCCTGGCagccatggcctatgaccgcttcaTCGCCATCTGCAACCCGCTCCTCTACTCTGTCCGCATGTCAAGAAGCCTCTGTATCCAGTTGGTGGCTGGTTCCTATCTCTGTGGCTGCGTCAGTTCCATCCTTCAAATCAGTGTAACCTTCTCAATGTCTTTCTGTGCTTCCCGAGTCATTGATCACTTTTACTGTGATTCGAACCCAATTGAGAAGATCTCCTGTTCCAATATCTTTATGAATAAGATGGTGTCATTTAGTCTGGCTGTCCTCATTATTTTACCCACGATAGTTGTTATTGTAGTATCTTATATGTACATTGTGTCTGCAGTTTTAAAAATCCGCTCCagtgaagggaggaagaaagcctTCTCTACTTGCAGCTCCCATCTGGGGGTTGTAAGTTTGCTCTATGGGACTGTCTCCTTTGTCTATCTCACACCTCCAAGTAACCCTGAACTTCGTAAAGTGGCTTCAGTATGTTACATTTTGTTCACACCTATGCTGAACCCTTTAATCTACTCTCTAAGAAATAAGGATGTTAAAGATGCCATGAAAAAAATCCTatggaagaaaaaagttttactttAA